A stretch of the Cheilinus undulatus linkage group 11, ASM1832078v1, whole genome shotgun sequence genome encodes the following:
- the zmp:0000000926 gene encoding ataxin-1-like: MNPSPDRGQECLPPKKRESRQGSTEHHIPLDEFKPPVPFRSRSTGGGGDGGREASDRERALVNPNPHLLHTPPPLPAPAPGLPLPLPWHLSYSPSVSLPLFPGSVSERRGSGSPAWRDDPLSLPLPHHSRWLRGEGPLALPPSPSSSSASSFKTPFPADSREMWSYINSGRRENSSSLFSPSYLFSHHSLYTQEPSLVEARHRYLGKRPNGLDGPGSRTASTSRPLLTGEYGNDSSRSRLDISPHSSHTNGGRRQQEDLTSRVHSGGPFLSDSQSQEGSELHSSLQDRHGIVKTSSNLLSTSPLPLGPVPRPSRGGLLDPLGATPAEAQIYYSLGSVCHPGPQAQTFPLYSPSGTPLYNLHREPGHRQHNLRNSPHSPVGLPNSHDRSQREPDRDRDRDRDKVPQRDRERGKDKEKHLQLDQERDSERERRRDRERDRGRESSPSHVRTSPPDLHPSPPTLLPHFTKGSLIELASGRLKRVEELRTEDFLRSADTSPEFHLSTCTVLLISPSSAQGFSHLHVHLTDLNTQELLKVLVEYPFFVQDRGWSSCCPQRTSQLYGLHCRQLVEGDVCLALTPTPNQTHRNHPRTSSRAHHRAHVPSRATAESSSSHRDEMPPPPPPPPLPQHPPPTTVPAPPPRAQDAEPPLQEQPRQRKRRWSAPDLLPSSGTDESLLDLPHGSKLMKWQ, encoded by the exons ATGAATCCCAGCCCCGATCGCGGCCAAGAGTGCCTCCCCCCTAAGAAGAGGGAGTCTCGGCAAGGATCGACTGAACACCACATCCCCCTGGACGAGTTTAAACCCCCTGTGCCGTTCCGGAGTCGGTCCACCGGAGGGGGAGGGGACGGAGGCAGGGAGGCCAGCGACAGGGAGCGAGCTCTGGTTAACCCAAACCCCCATCTCCTTCATACTCCTCCACCGCTCCCTGCTCCAGCGCCAGGCCTCCCCTTGCCACTACCTTGGCACTTGAGCTAttccccctctgtctctcttcccCTCTTTCCAGGGTCGGTTAGTGAGAGGAGGGGCTCGGGGTCTCCTGCCTGGAGAGATGATCCTCTCTCCTTACCCCTGCCCCACCACTCCAGGTGGCTCAGAGGAGAAGGGCCCCTCGCCTTGCCACCttccccatcctcctcctctgcctcctcctttAAGACTCCCTTTCCGGCAGATTCCAGAGAGATGTGGTCCTACATCAACAGCGGCCGGCGTGAGAATAGCTCATCTCTCTTCTCCCCATCGTACTTGTTTAGCCACCACTCGCTCTACACTCAAGAACCGAGCTTGGTCGAAGCCCGACATCGGTACCTGGGCAAGAGGCCCAACGGCCTGGATGGGCCGGGCAGCAGGACTGCTTCAACTTCCAGGCCTCTGCTCACAGGAGAATACGGAAACGATAGCAGCAGAAGCAGGCTGGACATCAGTCCTCACAGCTCTCACACCAACGGAGGAAGGAGACAGCAGGAAGATCTAACATCCCGAGTCCATTCTGGAGGGCCTTTTTTGTCAGATTCTCAATCTCAGGAGGGCTCTGAGCTACATTCCTCACTGCAGGACAGACATGGTATAGTTAAGACCAGCTCAAATCTACTCTCCACTAGTCCTCTTCCCCTTGGGCCAGTCCCTAGGCCCAGTAGAGGGGGGCTATTGGATCCCCTTGGGGCTACACCAGCTGAAGCCCAGATCTACTACTCTCTGGGATCAGTTTGCCACCCCGGCCCTCAGGCCCAGACTTTTCCACTCTACAGCCCCTCAGGAACGCCTCTTTACAACCTGCACAGGGAGCCAGGCCACAGGCAGCACAACCTTAGAAACTCACCACACTCCCCCGTCGGCCTGCCCAACAGCCACGACAGGTCTCAGAGAGAgccagacagagacagagacagagacagagacaaggTCCCACAGAGGGACAGGGAACGAgggaaagacaaagaaaagcacCTTCAACTCGACCAAGAAAGAGACAGTGAGCGAGAGAGACGACGGGACAGAGAACGAGATCGAGGGAGAGAGTCATCTCCTTCCCATGTTCGCACCTCACCCCCTGACCTTCACCCATCTCCCCCCACGCTCCTACCTCACTTCACCAAGGGGTCTCTGATTGAGTTAGCCAGCGGCAGGTTGAAGAGGGTGGAGGAGCTGCGGACAGAGGACTTCCTCAGGAGCGCGGACACTTCTCCGGAGTTTCACCTCAGCACCTGCACCGTGCTGCTGATTTCTCCCAGCAGTGCTCAGGGCTTCAGCCACCTGCATGTCCACCTTACAGACCTCAACACTCAG GAGTTACTGAAGGTCTTGGTGGAGTATCCATTCTTTGTGCAGGACCGGGGCTGGTCATCTTGCTGTCCCCAGAGAACCTCACAGCTGTACGGCCTGCACTGCCGCCAGCTGGTTGAGGGGGATGTCTGCCTGGCTCTCACCCCCACGCCCAACCAAACCCACCGGAATCACCCGCGTACCAGCTCCAGGGCCCACCATCGAGCGCACGTCCCCTCCAGGGCGACGGCGGAGTCGAGCAGCTCACACAGGGACGAGATGCCCCCtccacctccccctcctcctctccctcaaCACCCACCTCCGACGACCGTGCCAGCCCCTCCTCCTCGTGCTCAGGATGCAGAGCCCCCTCTTCAGGAGCAGCCGCGTCAACGCAAGCGGCGATGGTCTGCCCCGGACCTCCTCCCCTCAAGTGGAACTGATGAAAGTCTCCTGGATTTACCTCATGGCTCAAAGCTGATGAAgtggcagtaa
- the irf10 gene encoding interferon regulatory factor 10, producing MEPGAKMHMKEWLIAQIESGKYEGLCWEDEDRTMFRIPWKHAAKKDYKQTTDAALFKAWAVYKGKYREGRDRADPTMWKTRLRCALNKSSDFKEVPERNQLDITEPYKVYLIVPDGGPTKPAESQLTKDEVNISAKRSPRHPGFMEKKLHHQNESFQTTKEEAKLLTDELMREHLYCELARNKPQNQVSAQINFLGPSLPITDFRMQVILLYHGQRVMKVTTRSPDGCFILQGSVPVGNAKIYGPCTVQQLSFPSPASASLPSCLVEAMNRLLCHLERGVLLWVAPDGVFIKRFCQGRVYWSGPTAPHTDRPNKLEREKTFKLLDTPTFLNELQSCLQGKGPTPSYEIELCFGEEYPDTGVPKNRKLIMAQVVPLFAAELLKRFNLGEIKETQLTLSADTRGEDGRGVESSPETGE from the exons ATGGAACCAGGAGCTAAGATGCACATGAAAGAATGGCTGATAGCCCAGATAGAGAGTGGCAAATATGAAGGACTGTGCTGGGAGGATGAAGACAGAACAATGTTCAGGATTCCGTGGAAGCACGCAGCCAAGAAAGACTACAAACAGACCACGGATGCAGCTCTCTTTAAG GCCTGGGCTGTGTACAAGGGAAAGTACAGAGAGGGGAGGGACAGAGCCGACCCAACCATGTGGAAGACCCGTCTTCGATGTGCTCTAAACAAGAGCTCAGACTTTAAGGAAGTCCCTGAACGCAACCAGCTGGACATCACTGAGCCTTACAAAGTCTACCTTATTGTTCCCGATGGAGGGCCAACCAAGCCAGCAg AGTCTCAGCTGACAAAGGATGAAGtgaacatctcagcaaagaggTCTCCAAGGCACCCTggtttcatggaaaaaaag CTTCACCATCAAAATGAATCATttcaaacaacaaaagaagaagcaaaactACTGACTG ATGAACTGATGAGGGAGCACTTATATTGTGAGCTTGCAAGAAACAAACCTCAAAATCAAGTCTCTGCTCAAATAAACTTCCTTGGCCCTTCTTTGCCAATAACAG ACTTTCGTATGCAGGTAATTCTGTTGTACCACGGCCAGAGGGTGATGAAAGTGACCACCAGGAGCCCAGATGGGTGTTTCATCCTGCAGGGCAGCGTCCCTGTGGGAAACGCGAAGATCTACGGGCCCTGCACCGTGCAGCAGCTCTCCTTCCCCTCTCCGGCATCCGCATCCCTGCCCTCTTGTTTGGTTGAAGCAATGAACCGCCTCCTTTGTCATCTGGAGAGGGGGGTGCTATTATGGGTGGCTCCCGATGGGGTCTTCATCAAGCGGTTCTGCCAGGGCAGGGTGTACTGGAGCGGTCCAACGGCCCCGCACACAGACAGGCCAAACAAACTGGAGAGAGAAAAGACCTTTAAACTGCTTGATACACCCACATTTCTAAATG AACTCCAGAGCTGTTTACAGGGGAAGGGGCCCACACCTTCATATGAGATTGAGCTCTGCTTTGGCGAAGAGTATCCAGACACAGGTGTACctaaaaacaggaaactgaTCATGGCTCAG GTTGTGCCCTTGTTTGCTGCGGAGTTGCTGAAGAGGTTCAACTTGGGAGAAATCAAGGAGACACAGCTTACTCTTAGTGCCGACACACGGGGAGAAGATGGGAGAGGTGTGGAGAGCAGTCCTGAAACAGGGGAATGA